A genomic segment from Juglans regia cultivar Chandler chromosome 14, Walnut 2.0, whole genome shotgun sequence encodes:
- the LOC108996937 gene encoding cation/H(+) antiporter 24, producing MKAMIMAGGETHTFSHVSSRPTTPMICRRTHKAHPFSVFYGANPLDYSFTLVLLEIVCVILISRLVRFLLKPLKQPRVVSDLIGGIIIGPSVLGRNKKFAAYMFPENSIYVLENVGLIGFMYFLFVCGVKMDLSLIKKAGKKHMFIALVGVTVPTLIVTAVALILRSQMDKELALFSSIGAVSSSMGIIAFPSLYPTLQELNLLSSEIGQMALSICLIGDAIGVNAILAFEAAKQGEGEAIDALWYLISLVVLVTFIVTGARRVFLWIIRKTPEGKPVDQGYVVAILLGVCVMAFLTDMLGIAILNGPMWLGLVIPDGPPLGVTLVEKSETIIMDLLLPFAFAFLGLFTDVSVMFAAGWSSLAPLFFMVVVGFTSRLLGTLLPCVFFDIPIRDSLALSFILSLRGHVELVVYLHWMDKLIIKQPQFTMLVLLMIMVTGISTPMVRILYDPTKPYMVTKRRTIQHTPQDKGLGVVLCIHNKESVAGFINLLEVSNPSSSRPFSIFALHLIELVGRAAPLFFDHEHKKVPAKYAAYDAIHKALTFYQQSRSDSIKLHSFTAVSPKLSMYQDICKLALENKAALILLPFHKERWEEFGGMELVRAGAVRSVNFSVLNHAPCSVAILVDKGGFRKPFPTLASNHSLHLAVVFLGGADAREALVYADRMAENNNVSLTAVRFLAHRPEKYNEMEKKLDDGLVTWFYVRNEKNNRVSYREVVVTNGNETMAAIKAMDVVDSFDLWIVGRKKGIAPVLIEGIGDWSENHELGVIGDFLASADFGSSASVLVVQQQIMRGS from the exons ATGAAGGCCATGATCATGGCCGGGGGTGAGACTCACACATTTAGCCATGTGAGCTCTAGACCAACTACTCCGATGATCTGCCGACGAACTCACAAGGCTCACCCTTTTAGCGTTTTTTATGGAGCAAACCCTTTGGATTACTCCTTCACCCTAGTGTTGTTAGAGATCGTTTGTGTCATCCTGATCAGTCGTCTCGTTCGCTTTCTTCTCAAGCCTCTCAAACAGCCTAGGGTTGTTTCAGATTTAATC GGCGGTATAATCATTGGACCCTCCGTTCTGGGACGCAACAAGAAGTTCGCCGCATATATGTTCCCCGAAAATTCCATATACGTGTTGGAAAATGTCGGATTGATAGGTTTCAtgtatttcctttttgtttgcgGCGTGAAAATGGATCTCTCGCTAATAAAGAAGGCAGGAAAAAAACATATGTTTATTGCATTGGTAGGAGTGACCGTTCCTACGCTAATAGTTACAGCGGTTGCACTCATTCTACGTAGTCAAATGGATAAAGAGCTTGCGTTGTTTTCTTCGATTGGAGCAGTTTCTTCATCTATGGGTATAATAGCATTTCCTTCCCTGTATCCAACTCTTCAAGAGCTAAACCTCCTAAGCTCAGAGATTGGACAGATGGCATTATCCATATGCTTGATAGGCGATGCAATTGGGGTTAATGCCATTCTAGCATTTGAGGCAGCAAAACAAGGGGAAGGAGAAGCCATAGATGCGTTGTGGTATTTGATATCTTTGGTGGTTTTGGTGACTTTCATTGTAACTGGGGCTCGGAGAGTTTTCCTGTGGATAATTAGAAAAACTCCAGAAGGGAAACCTGTTGATCAAGGTTATGTGGTTGCGATTCTGTTGGGGGTTTGCGTGATGGCATTTCTGACGGATATGTTGGGCATTGCCATTCTAAATGGACCTATGTGGCTGGGACTGGTAATACCAGATGGCCCTCCCCTGGGAGTCACGCTCGTGGAAAAGAGCGAAACAATCATAATGGATCTTCTTTTGccatttgcatttgcatttcTAGGACTTTTCACGGATGTTTCTGTAATGTTTGCAGCTGGGTGGTCAAGCTTGGCCCCCTTATTTTTCATGGTTGTAGTTGGGTTTACGTCCAGACTGCTTGGGACGCTGTTGCCTTGTGTCTTCTTCGATATACCCATCAGAGATAGTCTCGCTCTCAGCTTCATTCTGAGCTTAAGAGGCCACGTTGAGCTTGTGGTGTATCTCCATTGGATGGACAAATTG ATTATAAAGCAGCCACAGTTCACAATGCTGGTGCTATTAATGATAATGGTGACTGGCATATCTACACCTATGGTCCGCATCCTCTATGATCCGACAAAGCCGTACATGGTCACTAAAAGGAGAACCATTCAACACACTCCACAAGACAAGGGACTTGGCGTGGTACTTTGCATACATAACAAGGAAAGCGTGGCTGGTTTCATCAATCTTCTTGAGGTCTCCAATCCAAGTTCTAGCCGCCCATTCTCAATCTTTGCACTCCACCTCATTGAGCTTGTTGGCCGTGCTGCCCCCTTGTTTTTTGACCATGAGCATAAGAAAGTGCCTGCCAAATATGCAGCATATGACGCCATCCACAAAGCCTTAACGTTCTATCAGCAAAGTCGCAGTGATTCCATCAAGCTCCATTCATTCACAGCCGTGTCGCCAAAGCTATCCATGTACCAAGACATTTGTAAACTTGCTCTTGAAAACAAAGCCGCTCTTATCCTCTTGCCCTTCCACAAGGAACGCTGGGAAGAGTTTGGAGGGATGGAGCTAGTGCGAGCAGGAGCAGTTCGGTCTGTAAACTTCAGTGTCTTAAACCACGCACCTTGTTCTGTTGCAATTCTTGTGGACAAAGGTGGATTTCGAAAGCCGTTTCCCACCCTTGCCTCCAATCATTCTCTCCACTTGGCTGTGGTATTTTTGGGAGGAGCAGATGCTCGGGAGGCCCTTGTTTATGCAGATAGGATGGCCGAGAACAACAACGTGTCTCTCACTGCAGTAAGGTTCCTTGCCCACCGACCTGAAAAATATAATGAGATGGAAAAAAAGCTAGATGATGGACTAGTTACATGGTTTTAtgtaagaaatgagaaaaataataggGTGAGTTACAGAGAGGTGGTGGTGACGAACGGTAATGAAACAATGGCCGCAATTAAGGCCATGGATGTTGTTGATTCCTTTGACCTTTGGATAGTAGGAAGAAAAAAGGGCATCGCTCCAGTCCTCATCGAGGGAATAGGAGATTGGAGTGAGAATCATGAATTGGGAGTGATTGGGGACTTTCTTGCCTCGGCAGATTTTGGTAGTTCTGCCTCTGTGCTTGTGGTACAACAGCAAATTATGAGAGGgagctaa